From the Verrucomicrobiia bacterium genome, the window CATCGCCTCGCGCACCACATTGTTGCCGCGAAACGAAAAAGAAATATTGCTGACGCCGCCGCTCACTTTGCAATGCGGCAGCGTCGCCTTGATGCGGCGCGTGGCTTCGATGAAATTGACCGCGTAATTATTATGCTCATCCATGCCCGTCGCGACGGTCAGGATGTTCGGATCAAAAATAATGTCCTGCGGCGGAATGCCCACTTGCTCCGTCAAAATCTTGTACGAACGCGTGCAGATTTCGAGTTTGCGTTCAATGGTGTCGGCCTGGCCCGATTCGTCAAAGGCCATCACCACGACCGCCGCGCCGTAGCGCTTGACGAGTCGCGCCTGGCTAATAAATTTTTCTTCGCCTTCTTTAAGACTGATCGAGTTCACGACCCCTTTGCCCTGAATGCACTTCACGCCAGCCTCGATCACCGACCATTTTGAACTATCCACCATGATCGGCACGCGCGCGATGTCCGGCTCCGAGGCGATGAGATTCAAAAAATGCGTCATCGCTTTTTCGGAATCGAGCATGCCCTCGTCCATGTTGATATCAATGATCTGCGCGCCGTTCTCGACCTGCTGCTTGGCCACGGCGATGGCTTCCTCAAACTGCCCCGCGAGAATGAGCTTTGAAAACTTGGGCGAGCCGGTGACGTTCGTGCGCTCGCCGATGTTGACGAAATTCGCGTCGGGCCGAAGCGTCAACGCTTCAAGGCCGCTAAGGCGCGTATAAGGTTCGACCTTCGGTACTTTGCGGCGGGGAATGCCCTTGACGGCTTCGGCTATTTTTTTGATGTGCGGCGGCGTAGTTCCGCAGCAGCCGCCGACGATATTCAGCCACCCGTTCTCACACCATTCGCGCAACTGCGGAGCGAGCGTTTCCGGCGTCTCGGGAAAGCCGGTGGGCAAAAGTGGATTCGGCAATCCCGCGTTCGGATAACAACTCACGTTGATAGGCGCAATCTTTGAAAGCTCCTCAATCAGCGGACGCATTTCCTCAGGACCGAGCGCGCAATTCATCCCGACACTCAAAAGCGGAACGTGCGAAATCGAATTGAAAAACGCCTCGACAGTTTGGCCAGTGACGCCGCGATTGCTGCCTTTTTGAATGAACGTAACCGAGGCGAGGATCGGGATTAGCGATTTACGATCGGACGGAGAATCGGCTGACTCGTCGGGTTGATAGGGCAGGGGAGCAAGGCCACGATCGTCCAATAACTTTTCAATGGCGAAGAACGCGGCCTTGGCGTTAAGCGTGTCGAAGATGGTTTCGACGAGCAGCAAGTCGGCGCCACCGTCGAGCAAACCTTTGGCATGTTCGTAATAAGCGGAAACCAGTTCGTCGTAAGTCGTGCCGCGCGCGGCGGAATTATTGACGTCAGTGGAAATGGAGGACGTGCGCGTCGTCGGCCCAATGGCGCCCGCGACAAAACAAATACGGCCCGGTTGCGCAGCCATGACTTTATCCGCGGCGCGGCGGGCGCATTGAGCCCCGGCTTTGGAAAGCTCGTACGCGAGCGGTTCCATTTTGTAATCCGCGAGCGAAATGGCTTGCGAATTGAAAGTGTTCGTCTCGATGATGTCTGCGCCCGCTTCGAGATACTGGCGGTGAATCGCCTCGATGATCTCCGGGCGCGTGATATTAAGGACGTCGTTATTGCCCTTGAGGTCTTTGTGCCAATCCTTGAAACGCTCGCCGCGAAACGCCGCTTCATCGAGCTTGTAAGTCTGGATCATCGTGCCCATCGCCCCGTCAATGATGACGATGCGCTCGCGCAAAAGGCGGTCAAGTTGCTCCGCTCGTGAAGATGATTGGCTATTTTGATTCACCAGGGGAGCATAACTTGTTCAGGACGTGTTGCAAGTGAAAAAATCAATATATCCTGATGCGTAGATATGTATTTAACATAGAATTGGAAAAGGTTGAGTGAGAGCTTTAATAAATTTTGCTGTGTATTGAAATAAATAAAAACGCCGCCGGCCTTGGGGGTTGGCCGACGGCGTCGTGGGGTGGGACAAGTTAGTTGTTGTTCTGGCCGGCGGGAGGCGGCGGGCGATGGCCGTCGCCGTCGGGACCGTCGTCAGGACCACCTTGTGGACGCGGTGGGCGAAGTTCGTCCATCGTCAATTTGCCGTCGCCATTCTTATCGAGCTTCAACAACGAAGTTGCGGCATTGGCAATTTCGTCAGCCGAGATGATGCCATCGCCATTCGTATCCAGCGCGGCAACGATGGGCGGAAGCGGGCGTTTGTGGTTATCGTCGCCGGGAGGAGGAACATCGGGGCCGCCGTTTCGATTGGGACGCTGAGGCATGTATTCGTCCTTCGTGAGTTGGCCGTCGCCATTTTTGTCGAGCGTCTTCAAGGCGGCGGGAGCGTTGGCAATTTCATCGGCTGAAATCACGCCGTCGTGATTGACATCAAGCGCCATGATGATCGGCATCGGCGGCGGGCGATGATGGCGTCCACCAGGACCGCCTTGTCCCGGACCGCCAGCCGGTGGAGGATTATCCGGGCCGCCGGAAGGTGGGCCGTCCTGGGCGAGGAGGGTGGATGCGGGCAGGCTCAAAGCCAGCGCGAAGATAATAAGTCGTTTTGCGTTCATGCTTGTTCTTTTGGTTATGTGGTTCCCGCCGTCGCAGTAATTTGTCCCGGTCGTAAACCAACTGTTACGTAATAATAGACGATAGGGATGTTAAGCTTATATGAGCACCGAACGGAAAATTGTAAAGCTAGTGTAAAAGTGGCGGCATATTTCCGAAGATTTGAATAGAGTGTGGGCGTCAGGCAGAATTTCCAGCGCACATATATATATGGCAACGCCAAATCAGGATCGCAATTCAACCGGCAACGCGGCCGACCGCACGCGCGTGCTGATCATTGATGACGATCGCAAATTATGCCGTCTCATCCGCGATTATCTTGAGCCGATGGGCTATGACATCGAGATGGCGCACACTGGGCCGGAAGGTTTGGAGAAAGCGCTGCGCGATTCTTTCAATGCGGTGATTCTTGATCTGATGTTGCCGGGCATGGATGGCTTTGAGGTGTTGAAAAAATTGCGGCACACATCGGACGTGCCCGTGCTCATGCTGACCGGGCGCGGCGAAGAGCCGGATCGCATCGTCGGATTGGAAATCGGCGCGGACGATTATTTGCCGAAAACTTTTTCCACGCGCGAATTGCTCGCACGACTGCGCGCCGTGACGCGTCGCGCCGGCCGGAAGGCTGCGGACAAATCAGACCCGGCACAGGAGATTGTGGTTGGACCGTTGCGAGTGCGCCCGGAGTCGCGCGTGGCTTTGCTGGATAATCAGTCGCTCGTGCTGACGCCCGTGGAATTTGATTTGCTCGCGTGCCTCGCACAAGCGAAAGGCCGCGTGAAAACGCGCGAGCAACTCCTCGATTCCATCAGCGACCGCAACTACGACGTGTTTGATCGCTCGATTGACGTGCATATTTCCGCGTTGCGCAAAAAACTCGGCGACGATCCAAAAAATCCACGCTTCATCCGCACGTTGCGCGTCGCGGGTTATCTGATGATTGACCCGGAAAACGATGTTTAACCGCGCGCTATGAAACTTAGATTTCCATTGTATGCGAAAATCCTCTGCTGGTTTTTCCTGAACGTCGTTTTTCTTTGCGCGGTATTTCTTGCCGTCGGGCGCGGGCAATTTCATTTTGGCCTCGATGCGCTCATCTCCGGCCCGGCGGGCGAGCGTTTTCAAAAAGTGACGCAACTGCTCACGGCGGAATTGCGCGACCGTCCGCAAACAAATTGGACCGGCGTGCTCAAGCAATTCAGCGATACCTACAACGTGCAATTTTATTTGTTCCGCAACGGCGAACAACTCGCGGGCGAAACGGTGAAGTTGCCGGACGAAGTGCGCGAGCGGGTAAATGAGCGCCGGGGGTTTGGGCCGCCCTCTCGGCATCAGCCCGGCCCACCCGACGAAGCTGACCGTCCGCCCAACGAGGATCGGCGGCCACCGGATGAATTCGCGCCGCCACCGCCACACGATCTTTCGCGTGATTCGACACCATCCGGTCCGTTGGAAAATCATCGGTTCATGATACATACAGCATCGCCAAGCCGTTACTGGGTGGTGACGCATTTCGTTATTCCCGACGCGGCGCGGCGGGCGCGACCGGAACCGATGGCGCTCGTGGCGGCATCGGAAAGCATGAGCGGCGGCGGTTTATTTTTCGATCTGACTTCGTGGATCATGGCGGGCGTGGCGGTGGTGGTGATTTCAGTCTTATTCTGGTTTCCGCTCGTGCGCGGAATTACACGTTCAATTTCGCGAATGACCGATGCGACTGAAAAAATCGCCGAGGGACATTTTGAAGTCCGCGCGCAAGTGCAGCGCAATGACGAACTGGGCTTGCTCAGTGACGCGATCAACCGCATGGCGATGCGCCTCTCGGGTTTTGTGGCCGGGCAGAAAAGATTTCTCGGCGATATTGCCCACGAGCTTTGTTCGCCGATTGCGCGCATCCAGGTGGCGCTCGCCATTTTAGAACAGCGCGCGGATGAAAAGCAAAAAAGCCAGCTTCAGGACTTGCGCGAGGAAGTCGAACAGATGTCGAATTTGGTGAATGAATTATTATCGTTCACCAAGGCGTCCATGGGCGGGGCGACTGTGAAGCTGCAAACTGTTTCAGTGAAAACGATTCTTGAAAAAGCCGTCGCCCGCGAATGCGCGCTGGGCGGCGGGACCGAAGTGAAGCTCGAGGTCGCGGAGGATTTGCAGATTAAAGGGGATGCGGATTTATTGCTGCGCGCGTTTGGAAATATTTTACGCAACGCGATTCATTACGCCGGCCAGGCCGGGCCGATCACGATCACAGCGTTGCGGGAAGAGACGCAAGTGCGGGTGAACGTCGAGGATTGCGGGCCGGGAATTCCCGAGGCCGCGATTGCACAGGTGTTCGATCCGTTTTATCGCGTGGATGTTTCACGGGCGCGGGAAACGGGTGGCGTGGGATTGGGATTGGCCATCGTCAAGACCTGCGTGGAATCGTGCGGCGGCACGGTGCGCTGTGAGAATCGCGCGGAAGGCGGACTACGCGTGGTGACGCAGTTCATCGCGGCGGAATAATATAATCAGGGCGATTTGCTCACGCAATTTACGGTTGCCATGAAAACGAATTGCAACGGCAGGCGCAAAAACAGGACAACTGCTATGATCGAAAATGTTTGCGTGCGCAAATTTTGAATGAGCATTTGCGCGTTGGCGGGAAGGACGGCGAGCAATAGTAGCATCAGGCCGATTCCCGAAAAACGCCGGGTGACGGCTGGCAGCAAACCTATGCCTCCAAGAATTTCAAATGCGCCACTGATATAAACCAACGCGAGCGGTTGCGGCAAATAAGGCGGCATGATGGTCAGATAAAATGCGGGCCTGACGAAATGCATCGCACCGGCGAAGACAAAAAGAATCGCGACCGCGACACGCGAAAAAAACTTGAGACGAGGGTAGCGTGGCGCGATTTCGGACATGGCGTCCGACGGTAACATCACCGGCGAGTGTGCGCCAGTTTATCGAAGTTCCGAACGCGTCGCGGATGAGAGCGGCAAAACAAGCGGTTCTTCGCACGCAGCTTCCGATGGGCAATTCGCGGGATGACGTCAAAATCCAGCGTAGTCCAGATTCCGACCTGGATCGTCGTGGATTTCGTTGTGGTTTTCCCGTTCATATTATCGTGACCCGGCGCGAGCCGGATGGTTACGAATCTTTTCGGCCTTCAATCATAAGAGGCGCGGAGAGGGAATATATTCCTGCCGGGTTTGCACTCGCATTTTGCGGACACTTGCGGCACACTGGTGAGTCATGGCTGGCAATGTGACAACAACAAATCTTTTCCACGCATGATTGAGGTGCGTCATGGATAGTTTTGAGGCGCGCGAAATTCTTGCGCTATATCGCCCGGGCGATACCAATCGCCTTGACCCGCGCATGGCCGAGGCGCTCGAACTTGCGCGCCACGATCCGCAGCTCGCGATCTGGTTCGGTCAGCATTGCGCTGCGCATGTGAAGCTTCCCATGGACGCCGCCGCCACGATTCCCTCGGCAACTGCTCCGGCAAAAACGGGACAGCCGTCCGATGCCGACGAGCACATCATTCCGCTCAACAAACCGGCGTTGTTCATGATCGGCGCGGCGATCCTGCTTTTGCTCGCGGCGTTTCTCTGGAAATCCTTTTCCAATCCGCCGCGAGATCCGTTCACGAGTTATCGCGATCGAATGGCCCGCCTTGTTCAACGCTCATTTCCCGTAAAAGTGGCGCTGACTGATCAGTCCCTGATCCGGCAATATTTTCGGAGCAACGGCGGCCCTTATGATTTTGTGATTCCGCGAAGCTTGGAAAAATTTCCCGGCGCCGGCGCCGCCGTGATGACGTGGCATGCGCAACCCGTTTCGATGTTCGGCCTGAATTTCGGCGTCAACACGAATCTCTATTTTTTCGTGATCAATAAATCCACCTTCACCGACCAGCCGTTTCCAATCACCAACCAGTTCAGTCGCGTGGGCCGCTTGATGACCGCGAGTTGGAGCGGCAGCAATTACGTCTATCTGCTCACCGGGCCAAACGACACCACCACCCTGCAAAATCTTCTCGCGCAGCAGCCGTAAACATTTCCACGCTTGAAGGGCTGTGGTGTTTCGGCAATTCTCGGCGGACATGAATTCCAAACCAACGGCCGCATCGGGCGGCCATTATCGCTGGGTCATCTGCGGCCTGCTGCTCTTTTCCACGACGGTTAATTACATGGATCGGCAGGTCATCGGTTAC encodes:
- a CDS encoding EF-hand domain-containing protein, with translation MNAKRLIIFALALSLPASTLLAQDGPPSGGPDNPPPAGGPGQGGPGGRHHRPPPMPIIMALDVNHDGVISADEIANAPAALKTLDKNGDGQLTKDEYMPQRPNRNGGPDVPPPGDDNHKRPLPPIVAALDTNGDGIISADEIANAATSLLKLDKNGDGKLTMDELRPPRPQGGPDDGPDGDGHRPPPPAGQNNN
- a CDS encoding response regulator transcription factor; the protein is MATPNQDRNSTGNAADRTRVLIIDDDRKLCRLIRDYLEPMGYDIEMAHTGPEGLEKALRDSFNAVILDLMLPGMDGFEVLKKLRHTSDVPVLMLTGRGEEPDRIVGLEIGADDYLPKTFSTRELLARLRAVTRRAGRKAADKSDPAQEIVVGPLRVRPESRVALLDNQSLVLTPVEFDLLACLAQAKGRVKTREQLLDSISDRNYDVFDRSIDVHISALRKKLGDDPKNPRFIRTLRVAGYLMIDPENDV
- a CDS encoding HAMP domain-containing sensor histidine kinase, coding for MKLRFPLYAKILCWFFLNVVFLCAVFLAVGRGQFHFGLDALISGPAGERFQKVTQLLTAELRDRPQTNWTGVLKQFSDTYNVQFYLFRNGEQLAGETVKLPDEVRERVNERRGFGPPSRHQPGPPDEADRPPNEDRRPPDEFAPPPPHDLSRDSTPSGPLENHRFMIHTASPSRYWVVTHFVIPDAARRARPEPMALVAASESMSGGGLFFDLTSWIMAGVAVVVISVLFWFPLVRGITRSISRMTDATEKIAEGHFEVRAQVQRNDELGLLSDAINRMAMRLSGFVAGQKRFLGDIAHELCSPIARIQVALAILEQRADEKQKSQLQDLREEVEQMSNLVNELLSFTKASMGGATVKLQTVSVKTILEKAVARECALGGGTEVKLEVAEDLQIKGDADLLLRAFGNILRNAIHYAGQAGPITITALREETQVRVNVEDCGPGIPEAAIAQVFDPFYRVDVSRARETGGVGLGLAIVKTCVESCGGTVRCENRAEGGLRVVTQFIAAE
- a CDS encoding DoxX family membrane protein gives rise to the protein MSEIAPRYPRLKFFSRVAVAILFVFAGAMHFVRPAFYLTIMPPYLPQPLALVYISGAFEILGGIGLLPAVTRRFSGIGLMLLLLAVLPANAQMLIQNLRTQTFSIIAVVLFLRLPLQFVFMATVNCVSKSP